In one Carassius carassius chromosome 12, fCarCar2.1, whole genome shotgun sequence genomic region, the following are encoded:
- the LOC132154550 gene encoding CD48 antigen-like — protein sequence MMAFRLLLSCVLLMSGFSAEISMFVHTGDSVQLEMQTQELPEFDDLSWKNEKSINIVKYFNKTKEVRLHSSYKDRVDFNAKTFSLTMKNMQKTDSGLYTAKTSGESDNNIVTYRVSVIDAVEAPVLTVNSNSSSTHNCYFTCKGSNITISSIYNGGSCSPEEVTSSGNYTLRLSCTGDSITCNYSNPVSWKTDTKTVNEICTVKKAAPVFPLWVIVICPIALASASAVVAVIGFRIYKRTKGTQTNEQTIYAEVNDNIKTQKSLEMLEKSEYPQTVYDTAGDSGQTDVTNHTTPNDDPMSQSGSLSGKSKPMTIYCTIQQQPNPLKTDHTIYGVVNKTSAKYESAHPQSE from the exons GGTTCAGTGCTGAGATCTCTATGTTTGTTCATACGGGAGATTCTGTTCAACTGGAAATGCAGACACAAGAACTACCAGAGTTTGATGATTTATCATGGAAAAATGAAAAAAgcattaatatagttaaatattttaataaaactaaaGAAGTTAGACTTCACTCCTCCTACAAGGACAGAGTGGATTTCAAtgctaaaaccttctctctgacaATGAAGAACATGCAGAAGACAGACAGTGGACTATACACAGCAAAAACAAGTGGAGAATCAGACAACAATATTGTTACATACAGAGTATCTGTTATAG atgcaGTGGAAGCTCCAGTCCTGACTGTAAACTCAAACTCATCCAGTACTCACAACTGTTACTTTACATGCAAAGGAAGTAACATTACCATCAGCTCCATCTATAATGGTGGCAGCTGTTCTCCAGAGGAAGTGACATCCTCTGGTAACTACACCCTAAGACTGAGCTGCACTGGTGACTCCATCACGTGTAACTACAGCAACCCAGTGAGCTGGAAGACTGACACAAAAACGGTTAATGAAATCTGCACTGTTAAAAAAG CGGCACCTGTGTTTCCCCTTTGGGTCATTGTTATTTGTCCAATCGCATTGGCATCGGCATCAGCAGTGGTGGCAGTGATTGGCTTCCGTATTTACAAGAGGACAAAAG GCACCCAGACGAATGAACAAACAATCTATGCAGAAGTTAAC GATAACATCAAGACACAAAAGTCACTGGAGATGTTGGAGAAATCAGAGTATCCTCAGACAGTGTATGATACCGCTGGAGATTCAGGACAGACTGATGTTACCAACCACACCACACCCAACGATGACCCTATGAGTCAG agTGGATCACTCTCAGGCAAGAGCAAGCCAATGACTATCTACTGTACTATTCAGCAGCAACCAAACCCCCTCAAAACTGATCATACTATTTATGGTGTGGTTAATAAAACATCAGCCAAATATGAATCTGCACATCCACAATCAGAATAA